One window from the genome of Enterobacteriaceae bacterium Kacie_13 encodes:
- the tssK gene encoding type VI secretion system baseplate subunit TssK produces MKIYRPLWEDGAALAPQQFQQQASWNAHIADTVARMGIAHPWGVVAAEFDDAALALSRLNAIRMIVRFQDGTVVDSSLADNLPPVCNLSSAAGSDAVDVVVALPLMNANGGNLDNGLDSDRPRRWKAERVVVQELAGHESGELAILRNAITLRLSSQENTAYLTCPVARLVRNAQGLWSRDPAFIPPLLSLSASPRLVAELGDLLVRLQARRRRLMAMRRESNERMADFAVADVSLFWLLNALNSAEPVLAELLQTPSRHPELLYRELTRLAGSLLTFSLEHDAGDVPAYQHEAPEQVFPPLLTLLDKLLEASLPSRVVSIGLEHHDQIWKGSLHDARLREGADFYLSVRSSMPNHELQVKFPMLCKAGSLDDVSDVVNAALSGMVITPLTHVPAAIPLRLENQYFSLDLNTQAARAMLEAGSCTFYTPGSLGDVNLELFAVLRS; encoded by the coding sequence ATGAAAATTTATCGCCCGCTTTGGGAAGACGGGGCCGCACTGGCCCCGCAACAGTTTCAGCAACAGGCCAGCTGGAACGCGCATATTGCCGACACCGTCGCACGAATGGGGATTGCACATCCCTGGGGCGTGGTGGCGGCAGAGTTTGATGATGCAGCACTGGCGCTGTCGCGTCTGAATGCTATCCGGATGATCGTGCGTTTTCAGGACGGTACCGTGGTGGATTCGAGCCTTGCGGATAATCTTCCGCCGGTCTGTAACCTCTCATCAGCCGCTGGCAGCGATGCCGTTGACGTGGTGGTGGCGCTGCCGCTGATGAACGCGAATGGGGGCAATCTGGACAATGGTCTGGACAGCGACCGTCCGCGCCGTTGGAAAGCAGAACGTGTCGTTGTACAGGAGCTGGCAGGTCATGAAAGTGGCGAACTGGCGATCCTGCGTAACGCCATCACGTTGAGGCTATCGAGTCAGGAAAATACAGCGTATTTAACCTGCCCGGTTGCCCGCCTGGTGCGTAATGCTCAGGGGCTGTGGAGCCGCGACCCGGCATTCATTCCACCGCTCCTTTCTTTATCTGCCAGCCCGCGGCTGGTCGCTGAACTGGGCGATTTGCTGGTGCGCCTGCAGGCCCGCCGCCGCCGTCTGATGGCCATGCGCCGTGAGAGCAATGAGCGGATGGCCGATTTTGCGGTGGCCGACGTGTCGCTGTTCTGGCTGCTTAACGCCCTGAACAGCGCTGAACCGGTACTGGCGGAGCTGCTGCAGACGCCGTCGCGTCACCCGGAACTGTTATACCGGGAACTGACGCGTCTTGCCGGCAGCCTGCTGACGTTTTCGCTGGAACACGATGCCGGAGATGTTCCGGCGTACCAGCATGAGGCGCCCGAACAGGTGTTCCCGCCCCTGCTTACCCTGCTGGACAAACTGCTGGAAGCCAGCCTGCCGTCGCGGGTGGTCAGCATTGGGCTTGAACATCACGACCAAATCTGGAAAGGCTCCCTGCATGATGCGCGCCTGCGCGAAGGCGCGGATTTCTATCTCTCCGTGCGTTCGTCCATGCCAAATCACGAGCTGCAGGTCAAATTCCCGATGCTGTGTAAAGCCGGCAGTCTTGACGATGTCTCGGATGTGGTGAATGCGGCCCTGAGTGGCATGGTCATCACCCCGCTTACCCACGTTCCCGCCGCCATTCCGTTACGTCTGGAAAATCAGTACTTCTCGCTGGACCTGAATACACAAGCCGCGCGGGCGATGCTGGAAGCCGGGAGCTGTACCTTCTACACCCCGGGCTCTCTGGGGGATGTGAACCTCGAACTCTTTGCGGTGCTGCGGTCATGA
- a CDS encoding OmpA family protein: protein MRDVYRSLLTTLGAVLSLWLILGFWPLSVGSRVALGLLVILVCAVVLWRQWQVSQARAEAVREMRDENLPPEDFQGAVILACGDSAALFAPGTCHRETRQGWYLWVQDASQLPLLVQHLSQVRPALVSQVSVLLAVLPEHHTSIDDFTQALRGWQRAVVQCRSALGSIPPLWTVTWVSPPAAACADAVWFTTTCRQEGIRVHQPGQGNLTLDEWARENDTAGHLSRLSQGLWLDSLLCWQACAVDGQLSARQGELPAMKLCAQGVCMVPVKGVSNNLWQQNIAAVTALPPDRTDSEALLPLPELLLPALPRRRGLSRRMVFWRYAGLLGGIFLALAMLASWVNNQRLIRNVGDHLAQYPPLSGQPVAPKLRAQQRLRADAALLDGWQRRGEPLRYRLGLYQGQRLVPPVEAAINDWAPPPPPPPVINNIIQGPKTLRLDSMSLFDSGKSALKAGSTKMLINSLVGIKAKPGWLIVVAGHTDNTGNPGLNQRLSRERAEAVRDWMRDTGDVPDSCFAVQGYGESRPVATNDTPEGRALNRRVEISLVPQADACRIPDTKPASPDERDVSTQKMEK from the coding sequence ATGCGCGATGTTTACCGGAGTCTGTTAACAACGCTGGGTGCCGTTCTGTCGTTGTGGCTAATCCTGGGGTTCTGGCCGCTGTCCGTAGGAAGCCGTGTTGCACTGGGTCTGCTGGTGATCCTGGTGTGCGCCGTCGTGCTCTGGCGTCAGTGGCAGGTATCTCAGGCACGCGCTGAAGCCGTCAGGGAAATGAGAGATGAAAACCTGCCTCCGGAAGATTTTCAGGGGGCCGTCATTCTGGCCTGTGGCGACAGTGCCGCGCTCTTTGCCCCCGGGACCTGTCACCGTGAAACGCGGCAGGGCTGGTACCTGTGGGTCCAGGATGCGTCGCAGCTCCCTTTGCTGGTACAGCACCTGAGCCAGGTACGCCCGGCGCTGGTTTCACAGGTCTCCGTATTGCTGGCAGTACTGCCTGAGCATCACACCTCTATTGATGATTTTACTCAGGCCCTGCGAGGCTGGCAACGTGCCGTGGTGCAGTGTCGCTCTGCCCTTGGCAGTATTCCCCCGCTGTGGACCGTTACCTGGGTATCGCCTCCGGCGGCGGCCTGTGCCGATGCGGTTTGGTTTACCACCACCTGTCGGCAGGAAGGTATCCGGGTCCATCAGCCCGGGCAGGGCAATCTGACGCTGGACGAATGGGCCCGTGAAAACGATACCGCAGGGCATCTTTCCCGCCTGAGCCAGGGACTGTGGCTGGACAGCCTGCTCTGCTGGCAGGCTTGTGCTGTCGACGGTCAGTTGTCTGCTCGCCAGGGTGAACTGCCCGCCATGAAGCTCTGTGCTCAAGGGGTGTGCATGGTGCCAGTGAAGGGGGTGAGCAACAATCTCTGGCAACAAAATATCGCCGCCGTGACGGCTCTGCCTCCCGATCGCACGGACTCAGAAGCGCTTTTGCCGCTGCCTGAACTGCTATTACCTGCGCTGCCGCGCCGTCGGGGCCTGAGTCGCCGGATGGTGTTCTGGCGTTATGCCGGCTTGCTGGGGGGAATTTTCCTTGCTCTGGCCATGCTGGCTTCCTGGGTGAATAACCAGCGTCTTATCCGCAATGTCGGCGATCATCTGGCCCAGTATCCCCCCCTTTCCGGTCAGCCGGTTGCGCCAAAACTGCGTGCACAGCAGCGTCTGCGCGCCGACGCAGCACTGCTGGATGGCTGGCAGCGCCGCGGCGAACCGTTGCGCTACAGGCTTGGGTTGTATCAGGGGCAGCGTCTGGTTCCGCCTGTTGAGGCCGCCATCAATGACTGGGCACCGCCTCCCCCCCCGCCACCGGTGATCAATAACATCATCCAGGGACCAAAGACCCTCCGCCTCGACAGCATGTCGTTGTTTGATTCCGGTAAATCGGCACTGAAAGCCGGCTCGACCAAAATGCTCATCAATTCGCTGGTCGGCATTAAAGCAAAGCCGGGCTGGCTGATTGTGGTCGCTGGCCACACCGATAACACCGGCAACCCCGGACTTAACCAGCGACTTTCCCGTGAGCGTGCCGAAGCGGTACGTGACTGGATGCGCGACACCGGGGATGTGCCGGACAGCTGTTTTGCAGTGCAGGGCTATGGCGAAAGCCGCCCGGTCGCAACCAATGACACCCCGGAGGGGCGAGCGCTTAACCGGCGTGTCGAAATCAGTCTGGTACCGCAGGCCGATGCCTGTCGGATACCCGATACAAAACCAGCGTCACCGGATGAACGTGACGTTTCAACGCAAAAAATGGAGAAATAA
- the hcp gene encoding type VI secretion system tube protein Hcp — protein sequence MAIPVYLWLKDDGGADIKGSVDVKDREGSIEVVAQEHNVYIPTDNNTGKLTGTRIHTPFLFTKEIDSSSPYLYKAVTTGQTLKSAEFKWYKINDAGQEVEYFNTKLENVKVVKVNPVMHDVKDPAYEKHNHLEQLELRYEKITWTYKDGNIIHSDSWNERATA from the coding sequence ATGGCAATTCCTGTTTATCTTTGGCTGAAAGACGACGGCGGCGCGGACATTAAAGGGTCTGTTGACGTTAAAGACCGCGAAGGCAGCATCGAAGTGGTGGCTCAGGAGCACAACGTCTATATTCCGACCGACAACAATACCGGCAAGCTGACCGGCACCCGTATCCACACGCCGTTCCTGTTCACCAAGGAAATCGACTCCTCCAGCCCGTACCTGTACAAGGCGGTGACCACCGGTCAGACCCTGAAGTCTGCAGAATTCAAGTGGTACAAAATTAACGATGCAGGTCAGGAAGTGGAGTATTTCAACACCAAACTCGAAAACGTGAAGGTGGTGAAGGTCAATCCGGTAATGCATGACGTGAAAGACCCGGCTTACGAAAAACACAACCATCTTGAGCAGCTTGAGCTGCGCTACGAAAAAATCACCTGGACCTACAAAGACGGCAACATCATTCATTCCGATTCCTGGAACGAACGCGCCACAGCGTAA
- the tssH gene encoding type VI secretion system ATPase TssH, giving the protein MENSAALLRRLNPYCARALDGAASLCQTRAHAEILPEHWLLKLLEQGEGDLTVLARRYEWDMDALWQDLLGWLDNLPRTVRGRPQLSDTLHALLKQAWMVASLEGCEHIRSAHLLAAMIDMPKMLRCDGVWPLLTLGQSQLERLRPLLDAQSDEREEMQREEELAQKRGGDVEFVGRPVGATAEGELNPALQNALDKFTLDVTAKAKAGSIDPVFGRDIEIRQMVDILSRRRKNNPILVGEPGVGKTALVEGLALRISEGNVPESLKAVSLRTLDLGLLQAGAGVKGEFEQRLKNVIEAVQQSPTPVLLFIDEAHTIIGAGNQAGGADAANLLKPALARGELRTIAATTWSEYKQYFERDAALERRFQMVKVDEPEDDTACLMLRGLKSRYAGHHGVHITDDAVRAAVTLSRRYLTGRQLPDKAVDLLDTASARVRMSLDTVPESITHLRAQQTALALEQQALLEDIAVGGHSHGERLASIEKLRLVLDADIKTQQQRFAQEKSLAEQLMTCRQDISRQEEIHSLQQQLSQLQQDTALIQIDVDTRTVANVIADWTGVPLSSLMKDEQTDLLTLENSLGKRVVGQDASLNAIARRLRAAKTGLTSENGPQGVFLLVGPSGVGKTETALALSDVLYGGEKSLITINLSEYQEPHTVSQLKGSPPGYVGYGQGGILTEAVRKRPYSVVLLDEVEKAHRDVMNLFYQVFDRGFMRDGEGREIDFRNTVILMTANLGSDPLMQLLDEQPEATEADLQELLRPILRDHFQPALLARFQTVIYRPLSEPAMRTIVEIKLGQVSQRLHRHYGLTTHIDESLFDALTAACLLPDTGARNVDSLLNQQILPVLSQQLLTHMAAKQKPASLTLGWSEDEGIVLEFGHD; this is encoded by the coding sequence ATGGAAAATTCAGCCGCCTTGTTACGTCGTCTTAATCCTTACTGTGCCCGTGCGTTAGACGGTGCCGCCAGCCTGTGCCAGACCCGCGCCCACGCGGAAATTTTACCCGAGCACTGGTTGCTGAAACTGCTGGAACAGGGCGAAGGCGACCTGACGGTGTTAGCACGCCGTTATGAGTGGGACATGGATGCGCTGTGGCAAGACTTACTCGGCTGGCTGGACAACCTGCCGCGCACCGTGCGTGGGCGGCCACAACTGTCAGACACGCTTCATGCGTTACTGAAGCAAGCGTGGATGGTTGCCTCGCTCGAAGGCTGTGAACACATCCGCAGCGCACACCTGCTGGCAGCAATGATTGACATGCCAAAAATGCTGCGCTGTGACGGGGTGTGGCCGCTACTGACTCTGGGGCAGAGCCAGCTTGAGCGACTGCGCCCGCTGCTTGATGCGCAATCGGATGAACGAGAGGAGATGCAGCGGGAGGAAGAGCTGGCACAGAAGCGTGGCGGAGACGTTGAATTCGTCGGGCGCCCGGTAGGGGCAACGGCGGAAGGTGAACTTAACCCGGCGCTGCAGAACGCCTTGGATAAATTCACTCTTGATGTCACTGCCAAAGCGAAAGCGGGCAGTATCGACCCGGTATTCGGGCGTGATATCGAAATCCGTCAGATGGTGGATATCCTTTCCCGCCGTCGTAAAAACAACCCGATACTGGTCGGTGAGCCAGGTGTCGGAAAAACGGCCCTGGTGGAAGGGCTGGCGCTACGGATCAGCGAGGGCAACGTGCCGGAAAGCCTGAAAGCCGTCAGCCTGCGCACTCTCGACCTCGGCCTGCTGCAGGCGGGTGCAGGTGTGAAGGGGGAATTTGAACAGCGTCTCAAAAACGTGATTGAGGCGGTACAGCAGTCACCTACCCCCGTTCTGCTGTTTATCGATGAAGCCCACACCATTATCGGGGCCGGCAATCAGGCCGGCGGCGCGGATGCGGCCAACCTGCTGAAACCGGCGCTGGCCCGTGGCGAACTGCGCACCATTGCGGCCACCACATGGTCTGAGTACAAACAATATTTTGAACGTGATGCCGCACTGGAGCGTCGTTTTCAAATGGTGAAGGTAGACGAGCCGGAAGACGACACCGCCTGCCTGATGCTCAGGGGCCTGAAATCCCGCTATGCCGGGCACCACGGCGTACATATCACCGACGATGCCGTGCGCGCCGCCGTGACACTTTCCCGCCGTTATCTCACCGGCCGTCAGTTACCCGATAAAGCGGTGGATCTGCTCGACACCGCGAGCGCCCGGGTTCGCATGAGCCTCGATACCGTGCCGGAAAGCATTACGCACCTTAGGGCGCAGCAGACTGCACTGGCGCTGGAGCAGCAGGCGCTGCTGGAAGATATCGCCGTCGGCGGCCATTCCCACGGTGAGCGACTGGCTTCCATTGAAAAACTGCGCCTCGTGCTCGATGCGGATATCAAGACGCAGCAACAGCGTTTCGCGCAAGAAAAATCGCTGGCGGAACAGCTGATGACCTGCCGTCAGGACATCAGCCGGCAGGAAGAAATTCACAGCCTGCAACAGCAACTGAGCCAGCTGCAACAGGACACTGCATTAATTCAGATTGATGTCGATACCCGCACCGTCGCCAACGTGATTGCCGACTGGACCGGCGTGCCGCTGTCATCATTAATGAAAGACGAGCAGACCGACCTGCTGACGCTTGAAAACTCGCTGGGAAAACGCGTGGTCGGGCAGGATGCCTCGCTGAACGCCATCGCCCGGCGTTTGCGCGCCGCGAAAACCGGCCTCACCTCTGAGAACGGTCCGCAGGGCGTATTTCTGCTGGTTGGGCCGAGCGGCGTCGGGAAAACCGAAACCGCGCTGGCGTTAAGCGACGTGCTGTACGGCGGTGAAAAATCACTGATCACCATCAACCTCTCCGAGTACCAGGAGCCGCACACCGTCTCGCAGCTAAAAGGTTCACCGCCGGGCTACGTCGGTTACGGCCAGGGAGGCATTCTGACCGAGGCGGTGCGTAAACGCCCGTACAGCGTGGTGCTGCTCGATGAAGTGGAAAAAGCGCACCGTGACGTGATGAACCTGTTCTATCAGGTATTCGACCGTGGCTTCATGCGCGACGGTGAAGGCCGAGAAATTGATTTTCGCAACACCGTCATTCTGATGACCGCCAACCTCGGTAGCGACCCCCTCATGCAGCTGTTGGACGAACAGCCGGAAGCGACCGAAGCCGATCTGCAGGAACTGCTGCGCCCGATTTTGCGAGACCATTTCCAGCCCGCGCTGCTGGCCCGTTTTCAGACCGTGATTTATCGCCCGCTGAGTGAGCCCGCCATGCGCACCATTGTTGAAATCAAGCTTGGCCAGGTGAGCCAACGCCTGCACCGCCACTACGGCCTGACCACGCATATTGACGAGAGCCTGTTTGATGCGCTGACCGCCGCCTGCCTGCTGCCGGATACCGGTGCGCGTAACGTCGACAGCCTGCTGAATCAGCAAATCCTGCCGGTGCTGAGTCAGCAGCTGCTTACCCATATGGCGGCCAAGCAAAAACCGGCTTCACTGACCCTGGGGTGGAGTGAGGATGAAGGTATAGTGCTGGAATTTGGTCATGACTGA
- a CDS encoding DotU family type IV/VI secretion system protein: MNTSSLSQIERIFYPGWLLASQLRGGQEVREGEKLYRRACRLVQDARTALTEAGFSDISRDHMVYALCALLDESVLNRGTPDDGYLAWRRDPLQAHFFSTLNAGEELWERIRHLLKETAPDTAVLTCLYRTLQLGFVGQYRAQDDERREDVVRALGERVPPFTLTQDAPIVVRASRLRSGRRGYWLFWAVGAVVLAALWFFLSSSLTELVSQTVRPG; the protein is encoded by the coding sequence ATGAATACATCCAGTCTGAGCCAAATTGAACGTATTTTCTATCCCGGCTGGTTGCTGGCCAGTCAGTTGCGCGGTGGGCAGGAAGTCCGCGAAGGTGAGAAGCTGTATCGCCGTGCCTGCCGTCTGGTGCAGGACGCACGCACTGCACTGACAGAGGCCGGATTCAGTGATATCAGCCGTGATCACATGGTGTATGCCCTGTGTGCGCTGCTCGATGAGAGCGTGCTTAACCGCGGGACCCCGGATGACGGCTATCTGGCCTGGCGTCGTGACCCTCTGCAGGCGCATTTCTTTAGCACGCTCAATGCCGGGGAAGAACTCTGGGAACGTATCCGCCACCTCCTCAAGGAAACCGCGCCGGACACGGCGGTGCTGACCTGCCTGTACCGCACGCTTCAGTTGGGCTTTGTCGGGCAGTACCGTGCTCAGGACGATGAACGCCGTGAAGATGTGGTCAGAGCGCTCGGCGAACGGGTACCACCCTTTACGCTGACACAGGATGCACCGATTGTGGTCCGGGCCTCCCGGCTGCGCAGCGGCCGCCGCGGATACTGGTTGTTCTGGGCCGTCGGGGCAGTGGTACTGGCTGCACTCTGGTTTTTCCTCTCGTCTTCTCTCACCGAACTGGTGAGCCAGACCGTCAGGCCGGGGTAA
- a CDS encoding type IV secretion protein Rhs, whose translation MTEKNQDKDKIKEGGIRLLTTGEIQLAQSVFASSIEYPKVWIHKDSYLPFNLQNADTAMTPNGELYFRNQYHDDFSQSTDDMQHLFIHEMSHVWQRARGMNVMGRGLISWLVSYRYTLDGRLLCEYPMEQQAQIIADNFVLQAFGYQVWNHLEIKKYPDVTLDGDISESVIRKQYKNALRGFPW comes from the coding sequence ATGACTGAGAAAAACCAAGATAAGGACAAAATAAAAGAAGGTGGTATCAGGTTACTGACGACAGGCGAAATACAACTGGCACAGTCGGTGTTTGCGTCCAGCATTGAATATCCCAAAGTCTGGATCCATAAAGACAGCTATCTGCCTTTTAATCTGCAGAATGCAGATACTGCAATGACACCGAACGGTGAGCTGTATTTTCGTAACCAGTACCATGATGATTTTTCGCAGTCGACCGATGATATGCAGCATTTGTTTATCCATGAAATGAGCCACGTCTGGCAACGGGCCAGAGGCATGAATGTGATGGGTCGGGGATTGATAAGCTGGCTGGTCAGCTATCGCTATACGCTGGATGGTCGTTTGTTATGTGAATATCCGATGGAGCAGCAGGCGCAGATTATTGCGGATAATTTTGTTCTGCAGGCCTTCGGATATCAGGTATGGAATCATCTCGAAATAAAAAAATACCCCGACGTCACCCTTGATGGCGATATTTCTGAATCGGTGATACGCAAACAATACAAAAATGCTTTGCGGGGTTTTCCATGGTGA
- the tssC gene encoding type VI secretion system contractile sheath large subunit, with protein sequence MLMSVKNENTAGGESIVLERPVAGGVYASLFEKINLNPVSTLSALDIWQDNQAMSDATADERLTAGMQVFLECLSKAGSKIEKLDKNLIDHHIAQLDFQISRQLDAVMHHEAFQSVESLWRGVKSLVDKTDFRQNVKIELLDLSKGDLRQDFEDAPEIIQSGLYQHTYTAEYDTPGGEPIAALISAYEFDASAQDVALLRNISKVSAAAHMPFIGSAGPKFFLKDKMEEVAAIKDIGNYFDRAEYIKWKSFRETDDSRYIGLVMPRVLGRLPYGPDTVPVRSFNYVEEVKGPDHDKYLWTNASFAFAANMVRSFINNGWCVQIRGPQAGGAVKDLPIHLYDLGTGNQVKIPSEVMIPETREFEFANLGFIPLSYYKNRDYSCFFSANSTQKPALYDTADATANSRINSRLPYIFLLSRIAHYLKLIQRENIGTTKDRRLLELELNTWVRGLVTEMTDPGDDLQASHPLRDAKVTVEDIEDNPGFFRVKLYAVPHFQVEGMDVNLSLVSQMPKAKS encoded by the coding sequence ATGCTGATGTCTGTGAAAAATGAAAATACTGCCGGCGGTGAAAGTATCGTGCTGGAGCGCCCGGTAGCGGGCGGCGTGTACGCGTCCCTGTTTGAAAAAATCAACCTGAACCCGGTATCAACACTGAGCGCGCTGGATATCTGGCAGGATAATCAGGCGATGTCGGATGCCACTGCCGATGAGCGTCTGACCGCCGGTATGCAGGTATTTTTAGAGTGCCTGAGTAAAGCGGGCTCAAAAATTGAAAAGCTGGACAAAAACCTGATTGACCACCACATCGCTCAGCTAGATTTTCAGATAAGCCGTCAGTTGGATGCAGTCATGCACCACGAGGCCTTCCAGTCGGTAGAATCCCTGTGGCGCGGGGTGAAGTCCCTGGTAGATAAAACCGACTTCCGTCAGAACGTTAAAATCGAGCTGCTTGACCTGTCGAAAGGCGATTTGCGTCAGGATTTCGAAGACGCGCCGGAGATTATTCAAAGCGGATTATACCAGCACACCTATACGGCAGAATACGATACTCCGGGCGGAGAGCCGATTGCGGCGCTGATTTCAGCCTACGAGTTTGATGCCTCTGCGCAGGACGTGGCGCTGCTGCGTAATATATCCAAAGTGTCCGCCGCCGCCCATATGCCGTTCATCGGTTCCGCGGGTCCGAAATTTTTCCTTAAGGATAAAATGGAAGAGGTCGCGGCTATTAAGGACATTGGCAACTACTTTGACCGTGCAGAATACATCAAGTGGAAGAGCTTCCGCGAAACGGATGATTCCCGCTATATCGGTCTGGTGATGCCGCGCGTGCTGGGCCGCCTGCCGTACGGTCCTGACACTGTACCGGTGCGCAGCTTCAACTACGTTGAGGAAGTCAAGGGCCCGGACCACGACAAATACCTGTGGACCAACGCGTCTTTTGCTTTTGCAGCCAACATGGTGCGCAGCTTTATCAACAACGGCTGGTGCGTACAAATCCGTGGCCCGCAGGCCGGTGGTGCAGTGAAGGATCTGCCAATCCACCTTTACGACCTGGGCACCGGCAACCAGGTGAAAATTCCGTCTGAGGTGATGATCCCGGAAACCCGAGAATTTGAATTTGCGAATCTGGGCTTTATTCCTCTAAGTTACTATAAAAACAGGGATTACTCCTGTTTCTTCAGCGCTAACTCCACCCAGAAACCGGCGTTGTATGACACTGCCGATGCCACGGCTAACAGCCGCATCAATTCGCGCCTGCCGTACATCTTCCTACTGTCGCGCATCGCGCATTATCTGAAGCTCATTCAGCGTGAAAACATCGGTACCACCAAAGATCGTCGCCTGTTGGAGCTGGAGCTCAACACATGGGTGCGTGGTCTGGTCACTGAAATGACCGATCCGGGCGACGACCTGCAGGCGTCTCACCCGCTGCGCGATGCGAAAGTGACCGTTGAAGACATTGAAGACAACCCGGGCTTCTTCCGCGTGAAACTCTACGCCGTGCCACATTTTCAGGTAGAAGGCATGGACGTGAATCTGTCACTGGTTTCCCAAATGCCAAAAGCCAAATCATAA